The following proteins come from a genomic window of Musa acuminata AAA Group cultivar baxijiao chromosome BXJ1-7, Cavendish_Baxijiao_AAA, whole genome shotgun sequence:
- the LOC135679323 gene encoding transcription factor GAMYB-like isoform X1, which translates to MNLLQTKSEKEPIAEDNIFSHSIDEGSREKSIGKDGQVLKKGPWTSAEDAILVEYVKKHGEGNWNAVQKNSGLFRCGKSCRLRWANHLKPNLKKGAFSMEEEEMIVQLHAKIGNKWAKIATFLPGRTDNEIKNYWNTRIKRHQRAGLPLYPHNICLQASDENQQTQIVSCVAQQHSGILQGNSFDIPGTGFENLNNGHADLSYASSFPVLSVSSMICHEYESPDYGYMDNVNHVKQVDAGCDATFYSGPPSASQFLMEPPGQLTFRLHYPYDPDPNFKDLATFGGEIPGRHAFPIDKFSASRPLSGAVKLELPSLQCTETDDSSWTVCHSTPTLEVVNTYVESSPTTVSLQPEAISPRSSGLLDALLHEAQVLSGSKRYSSLKCSSSVIKHNEMVECSDLNISETEWEDYNGPTYPLGHSAASVLKECTPPVCGSLSHGFPPFKDIPVFSGSQNTFAVAEHLSTPNMEEKNMSSHPDFYRPDALLGSDWLEEGSQVAKDHSVLSDAVTTTLLGHDFCKEHKIVPAGTSSDLVRGTKLESHSRGKIPDVSQMPELP; encoded by the exons ATGAATCTTTTGCAAACTAAGAGTGAAAAGGAACCGATTGCAGAGGACAATATATTTTCGCATTCAATTGATGAAGGTAGCAGAGAAAAATCAATAGGTAAAGATGGTCAGGTATTGAAGAAGGGACCTTGGACGTCTGCAGAGGATGCGATTTTGGTCGAATATGTTAAAAAGCATGGGGAGGGAAACTGGAATGCTGTTCAGAAGAACTCAGGATTGTTTCGATGTGGTAAAAGTTGTCGGCTGCGGTGGGCTAATCATCTCAAACCAAATCTAAAGAAAGGTGCCTTTTCGATGGAAGAGGAGGAAATGATCGTTCAACTTCATGCTAAAATAGGCAACAAATGGGCTAAGATAGCCACATTT TTACCTGGTCGCACTGATAATGAGATAAAGAACTATTGGAATACACGAATAAAGCGACACCAGCGTGCCGGTTTACCTCTTTACCCTCATAATATTTGCCTTCAGGCTTCAGATGAAAATCAGCAAACTCAGATTGTCAGCTGTGTTGCCCAACAACACAGTGGGATCTTGCAGGGGAACAGTTTTGATATTCCTGGTACTGGATTTGAGAACTTGAACAATGGTCATGCGGATTTGTCTTATGCTTCCTCATTTCCAGTTCTCTCTGTGAGTAGCATGATATGTCATGAATATGAATCCCCAGATTATGGGTACATGGATAATGTGAATCATGTCAAACAGGTAGATGCTGGCTGTGATGCTACCTTCTACAGTGGGCCTCCCTCAGCATCTCAATTTCTAATGGAGCCTCCTGGACAGCTGACTTTTCGCTTACATTATCCCTATGATCCTGATCCCAACTTCAAGGACCTGGCAACTTTTGGAGGTGAAATTCCTGGCCGCCATGCCTTTCCAATTGACAAATTCTCTGCTTCAAGGCCCCTTTCTGGAGCTGTGAAGTTGGAGCTCCCTTCACTCCAATGTACAGAAACTGACGATAGTAGCTGGACCGTGTGCCATTCCACACCAACTCTTGAGGTGGTTAATACATATGTTGAATCTTCTCCAACAACTGTCTCATTGCAACCTGAAGCTATTTCACCACGGAGCAGCGGTTTACTGGATGCATTGCTTCATGAGGCACAGGTACTAAGCGGCTCAAAGAGATATTCATCACTGAAGTGTTCAAGTTCTGTTATCAAACACAATGAGATGGTGGAATGTTCAGACCTTAATATTTCTGAGACCGAGTGGGAAGACTACAATGGCCCAACTTATCCCTTGGGTCATTCTGCTGCTTCTGTTTTAAAGGAATGCACACCTCCTGTTTGTGGCAGTTTATCTCATGGATTTCCACCATTCAAGGATATTCCTG TTTTTTCAGGCTCACAAAATACTTTTGCTGTTGCTGAACATCTTTCAACCCCCAATATGGAGGAGAAAAACATGTCGTCTCATCCGGATTTCTACAGGCCTGATGCTTTACTGGGATCTGATTGGCTTGAAGAAGGTTCTCAAGTTGCAAAAGATCATTCTGTCTTGAGTGATGCAGTAACAACAACACTCCTGGGTCATGATTTTTGCAAAGAGCACAAGATAGTGCCCGCTGGAACATCATCTGATCTTGTTCGAGGAACCAAGCTTGAATCTCATTCACGGGGTAAGATCCCCGATGTATCTCAAATGCCTGAGCTTCCTTAA
- the LOC135679323 gene encoding transcription factor GAMYB-like isoform X2, whose protein sequence is MNLLQTKSEKEPIAEDNIFSHSIDEGSREKSIGKDGQVLKKGPWTSAEDAILVEYVKKHGEGNWNAVQKNSGLFRCGKSCRLRWANHLKPNLKKGAFSMEEEEMIVQLHAKIGNKWAKIATFLPGRTDNEIKNYWNTRIKRHQRAGLPLYPHNICLQASDENQQTQIVSCVAQQHSGILQGNSFDIPGTGFENLNNGHADLSYASSFPVLSVSSMICHEYESPDYGYMDNVNHVKQVDAGCDATFYSGPPSASQFLMEPPGQLTFRLHYPYDPDPNFKDLATFGGEIPGRHAFPIDKFSASRPLSGAVKLELPSLQCTETDDSSWTVCHSTPTLEVVNTYVESSPTTVSLQPEAISPRSSGLLDALLHEAQVLSGSKRYSSLKCSSSVIKHNEMVECSDLNISETEWEDYNGPTYPLGHSAASVLKECTPPVCGSLSHGFPPFKDIPGSQNTFAVAEHLSTPNMEEKNMSSHPDFYRPDALLGSDWLEEGSQVAKDHSVLSDAVTTTLLGHDFCKEHKIVPAGTSSDLVRGTKLESHSRGKIPDVSQMPELP, encoded by the exons ATGAATCTTTTGCAAACTAAGAGTGAAAAGGAACCGATTGCAGAGGACAATATATTTTCGCATTCAATTGATGAAGGTAGCAGAGAAAAATCAATAGGTAAAGATGGTCAGGTATTGAAGAAGGGACCTTGGACGTCTGCAGAGGATGCGATTTTGGTCGAATATGTTAAAAAGCATGGGGAGGGAAACTGGAATGCTGTTCAGAAGAACTCAGGATTGTTTCGATGTGGTAAAAGTTGTCGGCTGCGGTGGGCTAATCATCTCAAACCAAATCTAAAGAAAGGTGCCTTTTCGATGGAAGAGGAGGAAATGATCGTTCAACTTCATGCTAAAATAGGCAACAAATGGGCTAAGATAGCCACATTT TTACCTGGTCGCACTGATAATGAGATAAAGAACTATTGGAATACACGAATAAAGCGACACCAGCGTGCCGGTTTACCTCTTTACCCTCATAATATTTGCCTTCAGGCTTCAGATGAAAATCAGCAAACTCAGATTGTCAGCTGTGTTGCCCAACAACACAGTGGGATCTTGCAGGGGAACAGTTTTGATATTCCTGGTACTGGATTTGAGAACTTGAACAATGGTCATGCGGATTTGTCTTATGCTTCCTCATTTCCAGTTCTCTCTGTGAGTAGCATGATATGTCATGAATATGAATCCCCAGATTATGGGTACATGGATAATGTGAATCATGTCAAACAGGTAGATGCTGGCTGTGATGCTACCTTCTACAGTGGGCCTCCCTCAGCATCTCAATTTCTAATGGAGCCTCCTGGACAGCTGACTTTTCGCTTACATTATCCCTATGATCCTGATCCCAACTTCAAGGACCTGGCAACTTTTGGAGGTGAAATTCCTGGCCGCCATGCCTTTCCAATTGACAAATTCTCTGCTTCAAGGCCCCTTTCTGGAGCTGTGAAGTTGGAGCTCCCTTCACTCCAATGTACAGAAACTGACGATAGTAGCTGGACCGTGTGCCATTCCACACCAACTCTTGAGGTGGTTAATACATATGTTGAATCTTCTCCAACAACTGTCTCATTGCAACCTGAAGCTATTTCACCACGGAGCAGCGGTTTACTGGATGCATTGCTTCATGAGGCACAGGTACTAAGCGGCTCAAAGAGATATTCATCACTGAAGTGTTCAAGTTCTGTTATCAAACACAATGAGATGGTGGAATGTTCAGACCTTAATATTTCTGAGACCGAGTGGGAAGACTACAATGGCCCAACTTATCCCTTGGGTCATTCTGCTGCTTCTGTTTTAAAGGAATGCACACCTCCTGTTTGTGGCAGTTTATCTCATGGATTTCCACCATTCAAGGATATTCCTG GCTCACAAAATACTTTTGCTGTTGCTGAACATCTTTCAACCCCCAATATGGAGGAGAAAAACATGTCGTCTCATCCGGATTTCTACAGGCCTGATGCTTTACTGGGATCTGATTGGCTTGAAGAAGGTTCTCAAGTTGCAAAAGATCATTCTGTCTTGAGTGATGCAGTAACAACAACACTCCTGGGTCATGATTTTTGCAAAGAGCACAAGATAGTGCCCGCTGGAACATCATCTGATCTTGTTCGAGGAACCAAGCTTGAATCTCATTCACGGGGTAAGATCCCCGATGTATCTCAAATGCCTGAGCTTCCTTAA
- the LOC135679323 gene encoding transcription factor GAMYB-like isoform X3 codes for MNLLQTKSEKEPIAEDNIFSHSIDEGSREKSIGKDGQVLKKGPWTSAEDAILVEYVKKHGEGNWNAVQKNSGLFRCGKSCRLRWANHLKPNLKKGAFSMEEEEMIVQLHAKIGNKWAKIATFLPGRTDNEIKNYWNTRIKRHQRAGLPLYPHNICLQASDENQQTQIVSCVAQQHSGILQGNSFDIPGTGFENLNNGHADLSYASSFPVLSVDAGCDATFYSGPPSASQFLMEPPGQLTFRLHYPYDPDPNFKDLATFGGEIPGRHAFPIDKFSASRPLSGAVKLELPSLQCTETDDSSWTVCHSTPTLEVVNTYVESSPTTVSLQPEAISPRSSGLLDALLHEAQVLSGSKRYSSLKCSSSVIKHNEMVECSDLNISETEWEDYNGPTYPLGHSAASVLKECTPPVCGSLSHGFPPFKDIPVFSGSQNTFAVAEHLSTPNMEEKNMSSHPDFYRPDALLGSDWLEEGSQVAKDHSVLSDAVTTTLLGHDFCKEHKIVPAGTSSDLVRGTKLESHSRGKIPDVSQMPELP; via the exons ATGAATCTTTTGCAAACTAAGAGTGAAAAGGAACCGATTGCAGAGGACAATATATTTTCGCATTCAATTGATGAAGGTAGCAGAGAAAAATCAATAGGTAAAGATGGTCAGGTATTGAAGAAGGGACCTTGGACGTCTGCAGAGGATGCGATTTTGGTCGAATATGTTAAAAAGCATGGGGAGGGAAACTGGAATGCTGTTCAGAAGAACTCAGGATTGTTTCGATGTGGTAAAAGTTGTCGGCTGCGGTGGGCTAATCATCTCAAACCAAATCTAAAGAAAGGTGCCTTTTCGATGGAAGAGGAGGAAATGATCGTTCAACTTCATGCTAAAATAGGCAACAAATGGGCTAAGATAGCCACATTT TTACCTGGTCGCACTGATAATGAGATAAAGAACTATTGGAATACACGAATAAAGCGACACCAGCGTGCCGGTTTACCTCTTTACCCTCATAATATTTGCCTTCAGGCTTCAGATGAAAATCAGCAAACTCAGATTGTCAGCTGTGTTGCCCAACAACACAGTGGGATCTTGCAGGGGAACAGTTTTGATATTCCTGGTACTGGATTTGAGAACTTGAACAATGGTCATGCGGATTTGTCTTATGCTTCCTCATTTCCAGTTCTCTCT GTAGATGCTGGCTGTGATGCTACCTTCTACAGTGGGCCTCCCTCAGCATCTCAATTTCTAATGGAGCCTCCTGGACAGCTGACTTTTCGCTTACATTATCCCTATGATCCTGATCCCAACTTCAAGGACCTGGCAACTTTTGGAGGTGAAATTCCTGGCCGCCATGCCTTTCCAATTGACAAATTCTCTGCTTCAAGGCCCCTTTCTGGAGCTGTGAAGTTGGAGCTCCCTTCACTCCAATGTACAGAAACTGACGATAGTAGCTGGACCGTGTGCCATTCCACACCAACTCTTGAGGTGGTTAATACATATGTTGAATCTTCTCCAACAACTGTCTCATTGCAACCTGAAGCTATTTCACCACGGAGCAGCGGTTTACTGGATGCATTGCTTCATGAGGCACAGGTACTAAGCGGCTCAAAGAGATATTCATCACTGAAGTGTTCAAGTTCTGTTATCAAACACAATGAGATGGTGGAATGTTCAGACCTTAATATTTCTGAGACCGAGTGGGAAGACTACAATGGCCCAACTTATCCCTTGGGTCATTCTGCTGCTTCTGTTTTAAAGGAATGCACACCTCCTGTTTGTGGCAGTTTATCTCATGGATTTCCACCATTCAAGGATATTCCTG TTTTTTCAGGCTCACAAAATACTTTTGCTGTTGCTGAACATCTTTCAACCCCCAATATGGAGGAGAAAAACATGTCGTCTCATCCGGATTTCTACAGGCCTGATGCTTTACTGGGATCTGATTGGCTTGAAGAAGGTTCTCAAGTTGCAAAAGATCATTCTGTCTTGAGTGATGCAGTAACAACAACACTCCTGGGTCATGATTTTTGCAAAGAGCACAAGATAGTGCCCGCTGGAACATCATCTGATCTTGTTCGAGGAACCAAGCTTGAATCTCATTCACGGGGTAAGATCCCCGATGTATCTCAAATGCCTGAGCTTCCTTAA
- the LOC135679323 gene encoding transcription factor GAMYB-like isoform X4: MLPGRTDNEIKNYWNTRIKRHQRAGLPLYPHNICLQASDENQQTQIVSCVAQQHSGILQGNSFDIPGTGFENLNNGHADLSYASSFPVLSVSSMICHEYESPDYGYMDNVNHVKQVDAGCDATFYSGPPSASQFLMEPPGQLTFRLHYPYDPDPNFKDLATFGGEIPGRHAFPIDKFSASRPLSGAVKLELPSLQCTETDDSSWTVCHSTPTLEVVNTYVESSPTTVSLQPEAISPRSSGLLDALLHEAQVLSGSKRYSSLKCSSSVIKHNEMVECSDLNISETEWEDYNGPTYPLGHSAASVLKECTPPVCGSLSHGFPPFKDIPVFSGSQNTFAVAEHLSTPNMEEKNMSSHPDFYRPDALLGSDWLEEGSQVAKDHSVLSDAVTTTLLGHDFCKEHKIVPAGTSSDLVRGTKLESHSRGKIPDVSQMPELP, translated from the exons ATG TTACCTGGTCGCACTGATAATGAGATAAAGAACTATTGGAATACACGAATAAAGCGACACCAGCGTGCCGGTTTACCTCTTTACCCTCATAATATTTGCCTTCAGGCTTCAGATGAAAATCAGCAAACTCAGATTGTCAGCTGTGTTGCCCAACAACACAGTGGGATCTTGCAGGGGAACAGTTTTGATATTCCTGGTACTGGATTTGAGAACTTGAACAATGGTCATGCGGATTTGTCTTATGCTTCCTCATTTCCAGTTCTCTCTGTGAGTAGCATGATATGTCATGAATATGAATCCCCAGATTATGGGTACATGGATAATGTGAATCATGTCAAACAGGTAGATGCTGGCTGTGATGCTACCTTCTACAGTGGGCCTCCCTCAGCATCTCAATTTCTAATGGAGCCTCCTGGACAGCTGACTTTTCGCTTACATTATCCCTATGATCCTGATCCCAACTTCAAGGACCTGGCAACTTTTGGAGGTGAAATTCCTGGCCGCCATGCCTTTCCAATTGACAAATTCTCTGCTTCAAGGCCCCTTTCTGGAGCTGTGAAGTTGGAGCTCCCTTCACTCCAATGTACAGAAACTGACGATAGTAGCTGGACCGTGTGCCATTCCACACCAACTCTTGAGGTGGTTAATACATATGTTGAATCTTCTCCAACAACTGTCTCATTGCAACCTGAAGCTATTTCACCACGGAGCAGCGGTTTACTGGATGCATTGCTTCATGAGGCACAGGTACTAAGCGGCTCAAAGAGATATTCATCACTGAAGTGTTCAAGTTCTGTTATCAAACACAATGAGATGGTGGAATGTTCAGACCTTAATATTTCTGAGACCGAGTGGGAAGACTACAATGGCCCAACTTATCCCTTGGGTCATTCTGCTGCTTCTGTTTTAAAGGAATGCACACCTCCTGTTTGTGGCAGTTTATCTCATGGATTTCCACCATTCAAGGATATTCCTG TTTTTTCAGGCTCACAAAATACTTTTGCTGTTGCTGAACATCTTTCAACCCCCAATATGGAGGAGAAAAACATGTCGTCTCATCCGGATTTCTACAGGCCTGATGCTTTACTGGGATCTGATTGGCTTGAAGAAGGTTCTCAAGTTGCAAAAGATCATTCTGTCTTGAGTGATGCAGTAACAACAACACTCCTGGGTCATGATTTTTGCAAAGAGCACAAGATAGTGCCCGCTGGAACATCATCTGATCTTGTTCGAGGAACCAAGCTTGAATCTCATTCACGGGGTAAGATCCCCGATGTATCTCAAATGCCTGAGCTTCCTTAA
- the LOC103992978 gene encoding uncharacterized protein LOC103992978 has product MCSRKTTWISACYHPSSLGVACFLFILYKLFPSLFALLLSSSPVIVCTTLLLGILLSYSEPNLPGNKADNDDTAEASSSLKIESVPNEKGFRDKSRVGNRRATKRLTVRTIVLGDRRLDAAEATFVASNSSIEEDNGKKACLDSESGGAQDSDSSKSNTAPVLDELDPSVSEDNSGDDSAAFSENHASDDGSTEEETENQDEEEAQKEKDEGGKAAVRWTADDQRNLVNLGNSELERNRRLETLLAKREARKVLQRNLIDLDDNMEKGHGHLPCVNAPRRNPFDLSCSSDDYFPGSAPSVLLPRPSPFDLLDDDPVEDEKNSRQQDFAAAPQRDIFFRRHESFSVGSVFSEFKQEKRVSRFNPCVGAEKNEPEETACADSKMNSTSESDEHNAKPSSDSMITEQAHQPTARSAATQDECSEDSVGNSPTSYGERVEVIDEEHKSSSSTASSSSEEKSESQNENS; this is encoded by the coding sequence ATGTGCTCCAGGAAAACAACTTGGATTTCTGCTTGTTATCATCCTTCCTCTCTTGGTGTAGCTTGCTTCTTGTTTATACTGTACAAGCTCTTCCCTTCCCTATTTGCTCTTCTTCTAAGTTCTTCCCCAGTCATTGTTTGCACAACACTTCTTCTTGGAATCCTTCTGAGTTACAGTGAACCGAATCTTCCCGGGAACAAAGCTGACAATGATGACACTGCCGAGGCAAGTTCTTCGCTGAAGATTGAGTCTGTTCCAAATGAGAAGGGTTTCAGGGACAAGTCTCGTGTGGGGAATAGAAGGGCAACTAAGAGATTGACAGTAAGAACCATTGTTTTGGGTGACAGAAGGCTCGATGCAGCAGAAGCCACTTTTGTTGCTTCAAATTCTTCTATCGAGGAAGATAATGGCAAGAAAGCTTGTTTGGACTCTGAGTCTGGTGGTGCACAGGATTCTGATTCTTCTAAGTCGAACACTGCGCCGGTGCTCGATGAGCTTGACCCGTCTGTTTCCGAAGACAATTCCGGTGATGATTCTGCAGCATTCTCAGAGAACCATGCATCAGATGATGGCAGCACGGAGGAGGAGACTGAGAACCAAGATGAAGAAGAGGCACAGAAGGAGAAAGATGAGGGAGGCAAAGCTGCTGTAAGATGGACCGCAGATGATCAGAGGAACCTCGTAAATCTTGGGAATTCTGAACTGGAAAGGAATCGCCGGTTGGAGACTCTGCTCGCCAAACGAGAAGCGAGGAAGGTGCTGCAGAGAAATCTGATAGACCTGGACGACAACATGGAGAAGGGACATGGCCATCTTCCATGTGTCAATGCACCGAGAAGGAACCCGTTCGACCTTTCCTGTAGCTCGGATGACTACTTTCCTGGTTCGGCTCCTTCCGTGCTCCTGCCGAGACCGAGTCCATTCGATCTCCTCGACGATGATCCGGTAGAAGACGAAAAGAATTCGAGGCAGCAGGACTTCGCTGCAGCTCCACAACGCGATATCTTCTTCAGAAGGCATGAGAGCTTCAGCGTCGGTTCAGTTTTCAGCGAATTCAAGCAAGAGAAGCGTGTTTCCAGATTCAACCCTTGTGTTGGTGCAGAAAAGAATGAGCCAGAGGAGACAGCTTGTGCTGATTCAAAGATGAATTCTACTTCAGAATCCGATGAACACAACGCAAAACCTTCGAGTGACAGCATGATCACAGAACAAGCTCATCAACCCACTGCAAGATCTGCAGCAACCCAAGACGAGTGCAGCGAAGACTCGGTAGGCAATTCACCCACTTCATATGGTGAGAGGGTTGAAGTGATTGACGAGGAGCACAAGTCAAGCTCCTCCACTGCATCATCATCGTCAGAAGAAAAGAGTGAGTCCCAAAATGAGAACTCCTGA